From Desulfovibrio desulfuricans, a single genomic window includes:
- the trpA gene encoding tryptophan synthase subunit alpha, with translation MNILEQKIRDAKAAGRPALIPFLTAGFPDQSTFWPTLMELDEGGADIIEIGVPFSDPVADGPVVEEASRRALSDGVSLRGILEELIERKGLIQAGVVLMGYLNPFLQYGYEKLARDAARGGVHGFIVPDLPYEEAGPLREALKKEGIALIPLVGPNTSAERMALYNSVGEGYVYVVSVMGITGERNDLAPQVAVTMRRARSAFKLPLALGFGLREPSQLEALSPDARPDAVVFGSALLKHIDAGNSAAEFLARWK, from the coding sequence ATGAATATTCTTGAACAGAAAATCCGCGATGCCAAGGCGGCCGGTCGTCCGGCGCTGATTCCCTTTTTGACGGCGGGCTTTCCCGATCAGTCCACCTTCTGGCCCACGCTGATGGAGCTGGACGAAGGCGGCGCGGATATTATCGAAATCGGCGTGCCCTTTTCCGACCCTGTGGCAGATGGGCCGGTGGTGGAAGAAGCCTCGCGCCGCGCCCTGAGCGATGGCGTAAGCCTGCGCGGCATTCTGGAAGAACTCATTGAACGCAAGGGGCTTATTCAGGCTGGCGTGGTACTTATGGGCTACCTGAATCCTTTTCTGCAATATGGCTACGAAAAGCTGGCGCGGGACGCAGCGCGCGGCGGCGTACACGGCTTTATCGTGCCTGATCTGCCCTACGAAGAAGCCGGGCCGTTGCGCGAAGCCCTGAAAAAAGAAGGCATTGCCCTCATCCCTCTGGTTGGCCCCAATACCAGCGCGGAGCGCATGGCCCTCTACAACAGCGTGGGCGAAGGCTATGTGTACGTGGTTTCGGTCATGGGCATCACTGGCGAGCGCAACGACCTGGCGCCCCAGGTGGCGGTGACCATGCGCCGTGCGCGTTCGGCCTTCAAACTGCCGCTGGCTCTTGGCTTTGGCCTGCGTGAGCCTTCCCAGCTTGAGGCTCTTTCGCCCGATGCGCGGCCCGACGCCGTTGTTTTCGGCAGCGCCCTGCTCAAGCATATCGATGCAGGCAACAGCGCCGCTGAATTTCTGGCTCGCTGGAAGTAG
- a CDS encoding FKBP-type peptidyl-prolyl cis-trans isomerase yields MPIKKGDTVRAHYTGTLDDGTVFDSSREREPLEFVMGKGMLIPGFESAVDGREAGETVTVTVAPDDAYGEADPELVFTVPRAQVPDHIPLNVGVPLQLSNEQGQMDVTITEVGADEITLDANHPLAGKTLTFEIEIVSVN; encoded by the coding sequence ATGCCTATTAAAAAAGGCGATACGGTGCGCGCGCATTACACGGGTACCCTTGACGATGGCACGGTGTTCGACTCTTCGCGTGAGCGCGAACCCCTGGAATTCGTGATGGGCAAGGGTATGCTGATCCCGGGTTTTGAATCCGCCGTTGACGGTCGCGAAGCGGGCGAAACCGTTACCGTGACCGTTGCGCCTGATGATGCCTACGGCGAGGCTGATCCCGAACTGGTGTTCACCGTTCCCCGCGCCCAGGTGCCCGACCATATTCCCCTTAACGTGGGCGTGCCTTTGCAGCTCTCCAACGAGCAGGGCCAGATGGACGTGACCATCACCGAAGTTGGCGCGGACGAAATCACCCTTGACGCCAACCACCCCCTCGCTGGCAAGACGCTGACGTTTGAAATCGAAATCGTGAGCGTGAACTAA
- a CDS encoding DUF2325 domain-containing protein, whose amino-acid sequence MCVTLIGGMDRLKKDYMAAAEQDGHSLKFITRNERNFVDKIGNPDAMIVFTNKISHEAKRKAVQVARSRNIPLQMVHSCGVSSLRECLKGA is encoded by the coding sequence ATGTGCGTAACCCTGATAGGCGGTATGGACCGACTGAAAAAAGATTACATGGCAGCGGCGGAGCAGGACGGACATTCCCTGAAGTTCATCACCCGCAATGAGCGCAATTTTGTGGACAAAATCGGCAACCCTGACGCCATGATCGTGTTCACCAACAAAATTTCGCACGAAGCCAAACGCAAGGCCGTGCAGGTTGCGCGCTCGCGCAACATTCCTCTGCAAATGGTTCATTCGTGCGGCGTGTCTTCCCTGCGTGAATGCCTCAAGGGCGCATAG
- a CDS encoding indole-3-glycerol-phosphate synthase, which translates to MLLERFRKAKEAEVEALRALEAQDALPAAYEGQRPDFAAALTLRAPGCPLAVVAEYKRASPSRGVICENLDVEDVARQYAAAGASAVSVLTEEAFFRGRLEYLARAANPALYNGPRVPLLRKDFIFDPLQVRATAATPASALLLIVRLTPDAATLRALREQAEGYGIQAVVEIFDAEDLRLARESGARIIQVNARDLESLAVDRDACLKLIRACPPASGELWIAASGMSSADHLRAAASAGYHAALVGSALMEGGAPGEALAALLGATAKTDGDCTC; encoded by the coding sequence ATGCTGCTTGAGCGTTTTCGCAAGGCCAAGGAGGCTGAGGTCGAGGCCCTGCGAGCTCTGGAAGCACAGGACGCTCTGCCAGCGGCGTATGAAGGGCAGCGGCCAGATTTTGCTGCAGCTTTAACTCTCCGCGCGCCGGGCTGCCCTCTGGCGGTGGTGGCGGAATACAAGCGGGCCTCGCCTTCGCGCGGCGTGATCTGCGAGAATCTGGATGTGGAAGATGTGGCGCGCCAGTATGCCGCCGCAGGGGCCAGCGCCGTATCTGTGCTGACGGAAGAAGCTTTTTTTCGCGGGCGGCTGGAATATCTGGCCCGCGCCGCTAACCCGGCGCTCTACAATGGGCCTCGTGTGCCTTTGCTGCGCAAGGATTTTATTTTTGATCCTTTGCAGGTGCGGGCCACGGCGGCCACGCCAGCCTCAGCCCTGTTGCTCATCGTGCGGCTGACGCCGGACGCCGCGACCTTGCGGGCCTTGCGTGAACAGGCGGAGGGCTACGGCATTCAGGCGGTGGTGGAGATATTTGATGCGGAAGATCTGCGCCTTGCCCGCGAGAGCGGGGCGCGCATTATACAGGTCAATGCCCGCGATCTGGAAAGTCTGGCGGTGGATCGCGATGCCTGCCTGAAACTGATACGGGCCTGCCCGCCCGCCAGTGGCGAACTGTGGATTGCAGCCAGCGGCATGAGCAGCGCGGATCATCTGCGGGCAGCGGCATCTGCGGGATATCATGCCGCCCTTGTGGGCAGCGCCCTGATGGAAGGCGGCGCTCCGGGTGAGGCCTTGGCGGCCCTGCTGGGAGCTACAGCCAAAACTGATGGAGATTGCACATGCTGA
- the trpD gene encoding anthranilate phosphoribosyltransferase, producing MFLLIDNYDSFTYNLVQAFYALGHKPVVLRNDDPAVLDMAVNPELSMVCISPGPGHPADAGLCPEFLKRLSPRIPVLGVCLGHQLLGLHAGAKVEVGPCIMHGKQSEIVHDGTGMFLGLPNPMRVGRYHSLVVRADEDAENPRFTVTARAPEGEVMALRYNDRPWVGVQFHPESVLTPDGLRLLGNFPQSILGTGAETSDFSGILERLARRENLSAEMAAAGFAALMDGKMTPAQAGGFLMGLRMKGESALELAHATRAALARAVRVDGISGTTIDVVGTGGDGRNSFNCSTASSLTLAGMGYKVVKHGNRAVSSKCGSADALEALGITLEKDPASVAEMVKKRNFAFIFAPYFHPSFANIGPVRKEMGVRTLFNILGPMINPARPSHLLMGVARPELVELVAETLMQSPLHRAAVVCGSGNYDEVTPIGPTKMALLHNGKVTPMMLDPQEFGIASCTVEDLAVSGKEEAVAVLNDILNGQGPRAMMDMVVLNVGLAIYLLEEKMDMALCMARAREAVSAGVGRKVLNAA from the coding sequence ATGTTTCTGCTCATCGATAATTACGATTCCTTTACCTACAATCTTGTGCAGGCTTTTTACGCCCTTGGGCACAAGCCTGTGGTGCTGCGCAACGATGACCCCGCCGTGCTGGACATGGCGGTGAACCCCGAACTTTCCATGGTCTGCATTTCGCCCGGGCCGGGGCATCCCGCCGATGCGGGGCTGTGCCCCGAATTCCTCAAGCGCCTCAGCCCGCGCATCCCCGTACTGGGAGTGTGCCTTGGCCACCAGCTTTTGGGGCTGCATGCCGGAGCTAAAGTTGAGGTCGGCCCGTGCATCATGCACGGCAAACAGTCTGAAATTGTACACGACGGCACGGGCATGTTTTTGGGCCTGCCCAACCCCATGCGCGTGGGCCGCTACCACTCCCTTGTGGTGCGCGCCGATGAAGATGCGGAAAACCCCCGGTTTACGGTCACTGCCCGCGCACCCGAAGGCGAAGTGATGGCTCTGCGCTATAATGACCGCCCGTGGGTCGGCGTGCAGTTCCACCCCGAGTCCGTGCTCACGCCGGACGGCCTGCGTCTGCTGGGCAACTTCCCGCAGAGCATCCTCGGCACAGGCGCGGAAACCTCCGACTTCTCCGGCATTCTGGAGCGTCTGGCCCGCAGGGAAAACCTCTCCGCCGAAATGGCGGCGGCGGGTTTTGCGGCCCTCATGGACGGCAAGATGACCCCGGCGCAGGCGGGCGGTTTCCTCATGGGGCTGCGCATGAAGGGCGAGAGCGCCCTTGAACTGGCTCACGCCACACGCGCCGCTTTGGCCCGCGCCGTGCGCGTGGACGGCATTTCGGGAACAACCATTGATGTGGTGGGTACCGGCGGGGACGGACGCAATTCCTTCAACTGCTCCACGGCCTCTTCTCTGACGTTGGCAGGCATGGGCTACAAGGTGGTCAAGCACGGCAACCGGGCGGTTTCGTCCAAGTGCGGCAGCGCGGATGCTCTGGAAGCCCTCGGCATCACGCTGGAAAAAGACCCCGCCTCCGTGGCCGAGATGGTCAAAAAGCGTAATTTCGCCTTTATTTTTGCCCCGTACTTCCATCCTTCCTTTGCCAATATCGGCCCTGTGCGCAAAGAGATGGGAGTGCGCACCCTGTTCAACATTCTTGGCCCCATGATCAATCCGGCGCGGCCCAGCCATCTGCTTATGGGTGTGGCGCGGCCCGAGCTGGTGGAGCTGGTGGCCGAAACTCTCATGCAGTCGCCCCTGCACCGCGCCGCCGTTGTTTGCGGCTCTGGCAACTATGACGAGGTGACGCCCATCGGCCCCACCAAGATGGCTTTGCTGCACAATGGCAAGGTGACGCCCATGATGCTCGACCCGCAGGAATTCGGCATAGCCTCCTGCACAGTGGAAGATCTGGCCGTGAGCGGCAAGGAAGAAGCCGTGGCCGTGCTCAATGATATTCTCAACGGGCAGGGGCCGCGCGCCATGATGGACATGGTGGTGCTCAACGTGGGGCTTGCCATCTATCTGCTGGAAGAAAAGATGGATATGGCCCTGTGCATGGCCCGCGCCCGCGAGGCCGTGAGCGCCGGTGTGGGCAGGAAGGTGCTCAATGCTGCTTGA
- a CDS encoding phosphoribosylanthranilate isomerase, protein MLIKFCGLTRQEDVDHAASLGAAMCGFIFHPRSPRGVTVAQAAALDSGAMLRVGVFVNQGADEIRRIMDEARLDYAQLHGHQSVECARAIGAERVIRVLWPDRYTHRALLYNDLQRNAEACAYYLLDAGLKGGGSGHKLDWSDLASLRPAHPWLLAGGLSAANVAMAVGMCAPAGVDFNSGVEDAPGCKNREKMAAAFMAANSKGNGYSL, encoded by the coding sequence ATGCTGATCAAGTTCTGCGGCCTCACACGGCAAGAGGATGTTGACCATGCGGCCAGCCTTGGTGCTGCCATGTGCGGTTTTATCTTTCACCCCCGCAGCCCGCGCGGCGTAACGGTTGCGCAGGCGGCAGCCTTGGACAGTGGAGCCATGCTGCGGGTGGGCGTTTTTGTGAATCAGGGTGCGGACGAAATCCGGCGCATCATGGACGAAGCCCGGCTTGATTACGCGCAACTGCACGGTCACCAGAGTGTGGAATGCGCCCGCGCCATCGGCGCGGAGCGCGTCATTCGGGTGCTCTGGCCCGACCGTTACACCCACCGCGCTTTGTTGTACAATGATTTACAACGCAATGCCGAAGCCTGCGCCTATTACCTGCTTGATGCGGGGCTGAAAGGCGGCGGCAGCGGGCACAAGCTGGACTGGTCTGATCTGGCCAGCCTGCGCCCGGCGCATCCCTGGCTGCTTGCCGGGGGATTGAGCGCAGCCAATGTGGCAATGGCCGTAGGCATGTGCGCGCCTGCCGGGGTGGATTTCAATTCCGGCGTGGAAGACGCGCCGGGGTGTAAAAACAGGGAAAAAATGGCGGCTGCATTTATGGCCGCAAACTCCAAAGGCAATGGGTATTCGTTATGA
- a CDS encoding glutamine synthetase III family protein yields MSSKSARQSAIEAITTYKPEAAPLNFVDTKPTDIFGCNVFNDRIMRERLPKSVYKALRKTIEFGERMDPAIADTVAAVMKDWAIEKGATHFTHIFYPLTGQTAEKHDSFLMPDGAGGVIAEFSGSMLIRGEPDASSFPSGGLRSTFEARGYTAWDVTSPAYIMENPNGTFLCIPTMFLSWTGVALDKKTPMLRSGQALNREAHRVLALFGEDTPLPIVSYAGLEQEYFCIDHNFNFARPDLQIAGRSLFGARPAKGQEFSDQYFGVIPQRVLSYMMEVERELYKLGVPVRTRHNEVAPSQYEIAPLFEVSNLAVDHNHIIMAKLRNVAKRYGLKCLLHEKPFAGVNGSGKHLNYSIGNAELGTLFDPGETPHANAKFLVFCAAMIRAVHKFGGLLRATVASASNDHRLGANEAPPAIMSIFLGDQLTEVFEAFRAGRVENAAGGRTGRALNLGVDTLPPLPADPGDRNRTSPVAFTGNRFEFRALGSSQSAAGSITALNTMMADSLGFAADWLEKELAQGKTFNQALESFISHVIDEHSAVIFNGDGYSEVWHKEAERRGLPNLRTTPEALAELTKPEVVNLYEKAGVLNRAELKARQEIYLEQYCKTVRTEANLVIRMANTIIYPAGMRYQGELAATAANMRAIGKDPKTVTLAEITSNLRLMQDACGQLEEVLAKADSLGYGFEAALSYREYVLPRMVEVRRYADMLEVRVADDLWALPNYQEILFGK; encoded by the coding sequence ATGAGCAGCAAATCCGCCAGACAAAGCGCCATTGAGGCCATCACTACCTACAAACCCGAAGCGGCCCCCCTGAATTTCGTGGACACCAAACCCACCGATATTTTCGGGTGCAACGTGTTCAATGACCGCATCATGCGCGAACGCCTGCCCAAGAGCGTGTACAAGGCGCTGCGCAAAACCATTGAATTCGGCGAACGCATGGACCCCGCCATCGCCGATACCGTTGCCGCAGTCATGAAAGACTGGGCCATTGAAAAGGGTGCCACCCATTTTACCCACATTTTTTATCCCCTCACCGGGCAGACTGCCGAAAAGCACGACAGCTTCCTGATGCCTGACGGCGCGGGCGGCGTGATCGCGGAATTTTCCGGCTCCATGCTTATTCGCGGCGAACCTGACGCTTCGTCCTTCCCCTCCGGCGGATTGCGCTCCACCTTTGAGGCGCGCGGCTACACCGCATGGGATGTGACCAGCCCCGCCTACATCATGGAGAACCCCAACGGCACCTTCCTGTGCATCCCCACCATGTTCCTTTCGTGGACGGGTGTTGCACTGGACAAAAAAACGCCCATGCTGCGTTCCGGCCAGGCCCTGAACCGCGAGGCTCACCGCGTGCTGGCGCTTTTTGGCGAAGATACGCCCCTGCCCATTGTTTCCTACGCCGGGCTTGAGCAGGAATACTTCTGCATTGACCACAACTTCAATTTTGCGCGTCCCGACCTCCAGATCGCCGGGCGTTCCCTGTTTGGGGCGCGTCCCGCCAAGGGACAGGAATTCAGCGACCAGTACTTTGGCGTTATCCCCCAGCGTGTGCTTTCGTACATGATGGAAGTGGAGCGCGAGCTGTACAAGCTGGGCGTGCCCGTGCGCACCCGCCACAACGAAGTGGCCCCCAGCCAGTACGAAATTGCGCCCCTCTTTGAGGTGAGCAACCTTGCGGTTGACCACAACCACATCATCATGGCCAAGCTGCGCAACGTGGCAAAGCGCTACGGCCTCAAGTGTCTGCTGCATGAAAAGCCCTTTGCGGGCGTGAACGGCTCGGGCAAGCACCTGAACTATTCCATCGGCAATGCGGAGCTGGGCACCCTGTTTGATCCCGGCGAAACCCCGCATGCCAACGCCAAGTTCCTGGTGTTCTGCGCCGCCATGATCCGCGCCGTGCACAAGTTCGGCGGCCTGCTGCGCGCAACCGTCGCCAGCGCCAGCAACGATCACCGTCTGGGCGCCAACGAGGCTCCGCCAGCCATCATGTCCATCTTCCTCGGCGATCAGCTGACGGAAGTGTTTGAAGCCTTCCGCGCCGGACGCGTTGAAAACGCCGCCGGTGGCCGCACAGGCCGCGCCCTCAATCTGGGCGTGGATACGCTGCCGCCGCTGCCCGCCGATCCCGGCGACCGCAACCGCACAAGCCCCGTGGCCTTTACCGGCAACAGGTTCGAGTTCCGCGCGCTTGGCTCCAGCCAGTCTGCGGCGGGTTCCATCACAGCCCTCAACACCATGATGGCCGATTCGCTGGGCTTCGCAGCCGACTGGCTTGAAAAGGAACTGGCCCAGGGCAAGACCTTCAATCAGGCTCTGGAATCCTTTATCAGCCATGTCATTGACGAGCACAGCGCCGTTATCTTCAACGGCGACGGCTACTCCGAAGTGTGGCACAAGGAAGCCGAACGCCGTGGCCTGCCCAACCTGCGCACCACCCCCGAGGCTCTGGCCGAGCTGACCAAGCCCGAAGTGGTCAACCTTTATGAAAAGGCTGGCGTGCTCAACAGGGCCGAACTCAAGGCGCGGCAGGAAATCTATCTTGAGCAGTACTGCAAAACCGTGCGCACCGAGGCCAATCTGGTTATCCGCATGGCCAATACCATCATTTACCCTGCGGGCATGCGCTATCAGGGTGAACTGGCCGCCACGGCAGCCAATATGCGCGCCATCGGCAAGGATCCCAAAACTGTGACCCTGGCAGAAATCACTTCAAATCTGCGCCTCATGCAGGATGCCTGCGGCCAGCTTGAAGAAGTGTTGGCCAAGGCGGACAGCCTGGGCTACGGCTTTGAAGCCGCCCTCAGCTATCGCGAATATGTGCTGCCCCGCATGGTTGAAGTGCGCCGCTACGCGGACATGCTTGAAGTGCGCGTGGCTGACGACCTGTGGGCGCTGCCCAATTATCAGGAAATTCTGTTCGGCAAGTAG
- the trpB gene encoding tryptophan synthase subunit beta has translation MKDSYFGEFGGCFVPELLMPPLMEVEAAMRDIYPTEKFQAELKDLLFNYAGRETPLTYCPTLSGELGFDLWLKREDLLHTGAHKVNNTLGQALLAKYMGKTALVAETGAGQHGVATAAAAARLGMECTIYMGAEDVVRQAPNVMRMKLLGATVHAVESGTRTLKDAINEALRAWIGSQKTTHYCFGTAAGPHPFPKLVRMLQSVIGRETRAQMLERTGRLPDAVVACVGGGSNAIGMFHPFVDDASVRIIGVEAAGTGETGCFNSAPLNLGTPGVLHGAYSMLLQNSDGQVEPSHSISAGLDYPGVGPEHSWLQKIGRVHYGMVKDANALNAFQRLCRAEGILPALESSHALAWVLDHPQEFKKGDQVVVNLSGRGDKDLGIVNKALGFAAQGQEEV, from the coding sequence ATGAAAGACAGTTACTTTGGTGAGTTCGGAGGCTGCTTTGTTCCCGAACTGCTTATGCCGCCCCTTATGGAAGTGGAAGCGGCCATGCGCGACATTTATCCCACCGAAAAGTTTCAGGCAGAGCTGAAAGACCTGCTGTTCAACTATGCCGGGCGCGAAACGCCGCTGACCTATTGTCCCACGCTTTCGGGCGAGCTTGGTTTTGACCTGTGGCTCAAGCGCGAGGATCTGCTACACACGGGCGCGCACAAGGTCAATAACACCCTTGGGCAGGCTCTGCTTGCCAAATATATGGGCAAAACAGCCCTGGTGGCGGAAACCGGCGCTGGCCAGCACGGCGTTGCCACGGCTGCGGCAGCCGCCCGGCTGGGCATGGAATGCACCATCTATATGGGTGCGGAAGACGTGGTGCGGCAGGCTCCCAACGTCATGCGCATGAAGCTGCTGGGCGCCACCGTACATGCGGTGGAAAGCGGCACCCGTACCCTCAAGGACGCCATCAACGAGGCCTTGCGCGCCTGGATCGGCAGCCAGAAAACAACCCACTACTGTTTTGGCACCGCTGCCGGGCCGCACCCCTTCCCCAAGCTGGTGCGCATGCTGCAAAGCGTCATTGGCCGCGAAACCCGCGCCCAGATGCTGGAAAGAACCGGGCGGCTGCCTGATGCCGTAGTGGCCTGCGTGGGCGGCGGCTCCAACGCCATCGGCATGTTCCATCCCTTTGTGGATGACGCCAGCGTGCGGATCATCGGCGTGGAGGCGGCAGGCACGGGCGAGACCGGCTGCTTCAATTCCGCCCCGTTGAATCTTGGCACCCCCGGCGTGCTGCACGGCGCGTACAGCATGCTGCTGCAAAACAGCGACGGTCAGGTTGAACCCTCGCACTCCATTTCTGCCGGGCTGGATTATCCCGGTGTGGGGCCGGAACATTCGTGGCTGCAAAAAATCGGGCGCGTCCATTACGGCATGGTCAAGGACGCCAACGCGCTCAACGCCTTCCAGCGCCTGTGCCGCGCAGAGGGCATCCTGCCTGCGCTTGAATCTTCGCACGCTCTTGCCTGGGTGCTCGACCACCCGCAGGAATTCAAAAAGGGCGATCAGGTGGTGGTGAACCTGTCTGGTCGCGGCGACAAGGATCTGGGCATTGTCAACAAGGCGCTGGGCTTTGCGGCGCAGGGCCAGGAAGAGGTGTAG
- a CDS encoding anthranilate synthase component I family protein, translating into MKENGDAQHMLTLQQTARWLPADMDTPISLFMGMVGAGNGILLESAEVDGRWGRYSILACDAALFISCRDGKLALDIRNDILTPLARFEGKPFVDGLRALMAALTIAGPANITNLPPITRALYGYLGFGMAGLFNPKLAPVMPQSEADCLLMLPSTVLVFDHLYNRLCQVSLGEHRALQSSRESLEARATGQAGAVRINPDNVCAEPGEEGYKDYVRRIKEMLRQGEAIQVVPSVRFSTPFEGNPFELYRRMRRFNASPYMFYMRFPELTLFGSSPEVMVRCTAGHLQLSPIAGTRKRGADDLEDAALAAELRDDPKERAEHVMLVDLGRNDLGRVAQPGSVNLERYMEVERYSHVMHLTSRVSARLEEGLDALDVLAATFPAGTVSGAPKVRAMEIIREVEGRARGPYAGCIGWLGLDKDSVNLDTGITIRSMWMRDGKLFWQAGGGIVHDSDPDLEWKEVCNKSAIMRLALRAEDEEYVSAHR; encoded by the coding sequence ATGAAAGAGAACGGTGATGCGCAGCATATGCTGACGCTGCAACAAACCGCCCGCTGGTTGCCAGCGGATATGGACACGCCCATCAGCCTGTTTATGGGCATGGTCGGGGCCGGTAACGGCATCTTGCTTGAAAGCGCCGAGGTGGATGGTCGCTGGGGGCGTTACAGCATTCTGGCCTGCGATGCGGCTTTGTTCATCTCTTGCCGCGATGGCAAGCTTGCGCTGGACATCCGCAACGACATCTTAACGCCCCTGGCGCGCTTTGAGGGCAAACCCTTTGTGGACGGCCTGCGGGCGCTCATGGCTGCGCTGACCATAGCTGGCCCGGCCAACATCACAAACCTGCCGCCCATTACCCGCGCTCTTTACGGGTATCTTGGTTTTGGCATGGCGGGTCTGTTCAACCCCAAGCTGGCCCCTGTCATGCCGCAGAGCGAGGCCGACTGCCTGCTCATGCTGCCGTCAACCGTGCTTGTGTTTGACCATCTGTATAACCGGCTCTGTCAGGTGAGCCTGGGCGAACACCGCGCGCTGCAAAGCTCGCGTGAATCGCTGGAAGCCCGCGCCACGGGGCAGGCCGGGGCCGTGCGTATCAATCCCGACAATGTCTGCGCTGAACCCGGCGAGGAAGGCTACAAGGATTACGTGCGCCGCATCAAGGAGATGCTGCGCCAGGGCGAGGCCATTCAGGTTGTGCCTTCCGTGCGGTTTTCCACGCCTTTTGAGGGCAATCCCTTTGAACTGTACCGCCGCATGCGCCGGTTCAACGCTTCGCCCTACATGTTCTACATGCGCTTTCCCGAGCTGACGCTTTTCGGTTCTTCGCCCGAGGTCATGGTGCGTTGTACCGCGGGGCATTTGCAGCTTTCGCCTATCGCAGGCACGCGCAAACGCGGCGCGGACGACCTTGAAGACGCCGCCCTTGCCGCCGAACTGCGCGATGACCCCAAGGAACGCGCCGAGCACGTCATGCTGGTAGACCTTGGTCGCAACGACCTTGGCCGCGTGGCCCAGCCCGGCTCGGTGAATCTGGAACGCTACATGGAAGTTGAACGCTACTCGCACGTCATGCACCTCACAAGCCGGGTCAGCGCCCGCCTTGAGGAAGGGCTGGACGCTCTGGACGTGCTGGCGGCCACCTTCCCGGCGGGTACGGTTTCCGGCGCGCCCAAGGTGCGGGCCATGGAAATCATCCGCGAGGTGGAAGGCCGCGCGCGTGGCCCCTACGCTGGCTGCATCGGCTGGCTCGGTCTGGACAAGGACAGCGTGAACCTTGATACGGGCATCACCATCCGCAGCATGTGGATGCGTGACGGCAAGCTCTTCTGGCAGGCGGGCGGAGGCATCGTGCATGACTCCGATCCCGATCTGGAATGGAAGGAAGTGTGCAACAAATCAGCCATCATGCGCCTGGCCCTGCGTGCGGAGGACGAAGAATATGTTTCTGCTCATCGATAA